TTCCCAGAGGGAATCCCAGGATTGGAGTGGATAGTGAGGATGCAGGAAGACTCTCTGGGATTCGGCAAGTAGTGGCAAACGGTGTTGGACTCCCACTGCAGAGCACCTGGCAAGGCTGGTGTTTTGGGCTTAGCCCTGCAAAGGGGGGAGTGCTGACTGAACCCCTAGGAGGCGCCGGAGGCTGATGGTGAGAGTGGGAAGGAACACTGGAGGGACCAGAAAGTGAATCTGCCTGTGGAAGATATTTTCCAGCCTGACTGTTACACTAATCTGGCATGTGTTAATTGTAAACTGCATCCTGATTGGTTGTGATCTGTGTGCCTGTGTTTGAAAAACAATTGCTGTATTGACATGAACCTTGGCAAGGAAAGAAATAAAGCATTGgttgttacaactcccagcaccctttgtGTTTCCTGGTGTAGGACATAGTTAAGGGGTAATTACTACCCACATATGAGCATGGGCAGCTTAGTTATATTGGGCAGATGGAGGTTTAGCACCGGGTCCCAACTGGTCCTTCAGATCTGTGACTTTATTGTGCAAGGTACAGGGAGCACAGGACTGGGACAAGCCAAATATTATGTAATTATGTGTTTCTGTGCAAATTCATGGGCTTTTGTCAGCGCTTGTTGCTACTCGACAAATAATGGGCTATAAATTCTCTTGCACAGATATCCCTGCAGTGCAGATCATGAATTCCTGTTCATTGGATGCTCTTGGCATTACCAAAGGCAAATGAATACTATATACTCAGCAATAGCAAACCCAACAGAGATTATTTCTTTCTTACATAGTTACTaggggtttaaaaaagaccagagtccatcaagttcaacccatccaagtacccagcacacacaacccacacctaccaatctatacactcacatacataaactatatacactaacattaatactaactgtagatattagtatcacaatagccttggatattctgcttgttcaagaactcatccaggcccctcttaaaggcattaacagagtctgccattaccacatcactaggaagggcattccccaacctcactgccctcaccgtgaaaaaccacctacgctgcttcaaatggaagctctgttcctctaatctaaagggggggcctctggtgcgctgattgtatttatgggaaaaaagaaccccccccatctacctataatcccctctaatgtacttgtacagagtaatcatgtcccctcgcaagcgcctcttttccagagaaaacagccccaaccctgacagtctaacctcatagcttaacccttccatcccctttaccagtttagttgcagtctctgcactctctccagctcattaatatccttcttaaggactggagcccaaaactgccccccatactcaaggtgaggccttaccagggacctataaggggcaaaattatgttctcatcccttgagtcaatgccctttttatacaagatagcactttatttgctttagtagccacagaatgacactgcctggaattagacaacttgttatctacaaaaacccctagatccttctccattaaggatacccccaacacactaccattcagtagatagtttgcgtttacattatttctaccaaagtgcataactttgcacttatcaacattgaacctcattttccagtttgctgcccagttttccaattttgtcaaatcgctctgcaaagcggcagcatcctgcatggaacttatagttttgcacaatttagtgtcatcagcagaaatagaaacagtactgtctatgcccacctccaggtcattgaCCATTCTTATTTGTATCTGACTCTAATATCTGTATCTAATTCACCGGATACCAAATAGGTAAAATATGTAGAATGGGCCATTAGGGGCAGTCAGAATACATTCTTTGGACTGAGGGAGGATGTACAGGTCAATACAATGCCTTTATAACATATTTCCAGCTCATTGTTCCCCTTCCCCCTTGCTAGCTGCCTACATTTAGGTTCCCCCTAAGTAGCCTGCCCCACAAGCCATAAACCCTCAATATAAAACCCTcaatataaaaacatttcagtATTAAAAGAGTTATACTCACAGGCTATATAAAGTAAGATCACAGAGACAAGCATTTTCACGTGGCTGTAGGGACAGCGACTATATCATCTGGATGTGAGAACTGAGAAGTGAAACTTGTAGAAAGTTTACCATTTCACAATAAGGAACCTTTTACAAACACTTCAGAGGACTACATTgtctactgggttttttttgctaaGTAAGTTCCTTTTAGTATTCAAATGGTGCAGTATTCTGGGGAGTGTTGGTCAATACCAGATCTTGATTGTTTTGGTCTTTGTCTCTGAGACCAGGGAAGGCCAAGTAGCAATGAGAAAGGTGCAGAGAACAATTTGCACTGTGTTTATGATTTGTACAACTGGatctgtgccctgtgggcttaAAGATGGTTTCCAGTTCTGCCACCTTTGTCTCCAGTTGGTCCTCATCACAATAAATTCCTCACAATCTCAGTCTCAACTTGTGCTGATTACTTTGTGTGTTTTTGTGAACTGGGGCACAAGTTGCAGCTGGCATTGGAAGAGCGGGGATGGCAtcccttaaagcagaaggaaaggctaataaagagttaatctcaagctgcaggcataccttcagttccctcaatagtgcccttaagtctcccaatatttctcctgttcagaagatcagaagccaaacaggaaaaaaaaaaaaacgctgagctgggtagagaagattcccataatgcatcaccccttcccagacttggcgacttgttattgtaggcggcgcatgcacacacatcaggagcgtctggttgctatggcgacgCAGCAACAGAGAACTCTGTGAcctgcaggtggggggagcggggggcaggtgctgcaaacggcggagggtttgtggcaggagcggggagcagggtggtttgtgacaggagcggggagcggcagggaaggggggtgggtgagTATATCTCTTTCTTGCAGTAGCCGGATGCGAGTAGCCGgcgagctgggggggggggggtgctggcgGCAGAGGAtgatctgtgacatgctgtggcaAACATATGAAGGGAGGGGTGCGGGGATCAgtgggggggctggcttgtgcttttcagcccattcagacacgctggacaagatggcggcgccgttcactaaaacaagtatgtaggttctagtaagtgcatctctgtaaatctttcattaggcaagccaggaatatagcgattttacacaacaatagtagtactatttaatagtgtgcttaatagattttgactttccttctcctttaagtttctaAATAATGAAATGAAAAGTGCTATATTATTGGTGCCAATAATAATCTGTACAAACCTGTACAAATAGAAATCAACAGAATAAGCACATGGTGGCGCTCTAACCCCGGCCTCTGCTACTAGCTTTAGAATCAAATGCATAGACAGCAGGCTGTTAATACACAGGGTTTATTTGGCATTGCAGTGTAAGTATTATAAACAGTATGGTGAAAAACGGAGCAGATTTGCATTTTACAGATATTAAGCAATTAAACACGCTAATTAAGCAATCCAGGCGTTATTAAATGGGACACAGATGAGCAAGAGAAAACCCCAAACATTGCACTATTCACTTACAGTAGGCTAGTGctgaattacacacacacacatatatatatatatttcttacctTATTAATAGCTCTAGAAATTTGTCTGCACAACTTAAATGTACCAAAGAAAAATAGAGAGGGGGTGTATGCTTGGAATCATTCCTAAGTGCTTACCCATTAGATTGACAGCTCACAAGTTTCCTTCTGGTTATTACTGAGGCTGCTCTTCCCTGGTGTTGCACCTTCGCTTCCCATCACTTTCTCCCTAGCGTATGGTGACTACTGATTTTCTCTCATACTGCAGACTGTTGCGCCCAGTTTACACCTTTTCCTTTGATCACTTTCTCGCTAATCCATCTATATTATAGAAAACATGCGCCATACTGACAGGGACAGACCCACATCTTCCCGTACATTTAGAATGCTGTAGAAAAGGCCATAGGGAAAGTGTTTGATAAATGTGATCAAATTGTTAATGCTGGGAATCATTTTTAGATCTAATAGCGCTAAACTCCATCTTAGTAAtgacaaataattctattttttggaAATTATTAAATGATTGTCATCTCTGGGCACtggttttatgcataaaataaagAAGTGACtttgtttttctctgttaaaCAAACAAACCTGATGATTGGATAATCTGAGGTTTAAGTAGAAAATCTAGATAAAGTGCAAATGCCTATTCATGTATTTAGTGGCCATTAATAAGTTATTGGAACATTTCTTTTTACTAGAATCTGTAAGGACTGGAGCTGAGTGCAAGTTTGTGCTATTATCAGCTCTGGGTAGTTGTTTTCGGACTATGCTTCAGATGAACAGGGATTCAGGATATCCAACTAATTCAGTAACTGTTCATACAGGCCAATGGCCATACAAGCAGCCCCATCATTTCCAGATTGGATTTttcccttatacaggtataggtataggacccatctGTACTATGACTAATGCTTGTGTTTTGGCAGAGGGTGGCATTTTGGGCAAATCAAGTGCAGAGACAGCGATGGGCAGAATCATTggatcaatttaaaaatataggAGTTTTTTCCCAGTGGTTGAAATTGAATTCCTAGCATATTCCTAACAGTCAGAATTTAGCACATTTATTTAActttcttttattctttattatttaaaggagaatgaaagtcattttggcattttttactgccaatagattcgccacattagtgccacctagaaccaggggagggccaagccgtccgggcgccctaggcaacccggtcggccacctcgcccgccccctccgttggcgcgcatgcgcagttcggggggggggtgcgatgccgtgggtcattgcccccgccgcttggggaggggggagagaactgCCCCAGgattgaaggatttttctgagagaggaagtcagataccctaagaacatgttaacaaaaaaggagacaagaaatcctgtattccttttgatagaggactcagtgcagcgtttctgtgagtgcttatggctgtatttacatagacttttctgataaagcttccttagtttttacctttccttctcctttaatcactttCACTCATTTTTGAAAGCATTTCCCTCTCTCGCCTCTTTTTCACCAATAAGAATATGTTCTCCAGCTTTGAGCAGTCAAATTCCATTGTTTCCTATGGGCTAAAGTCTAAAGTCTGTTCACAATTCTGTTACTAAACCAATTCCATAACATGTACGAGTTTCTctcatttttaatgaaatacaagtCAGACAATACTGATCCAGTTCATTGGGGCAGCCACGGGTATCCGACGGGAGCCacagacctgcagcaattctgaATCAGAAGAAGGCAGCGTGCAAGAGCAAAACAGGCAccgattttttacattttgtgaacTGCCTTACAGGTTGCAAATTATTCTTTTAATCTtctatttataaatgttttactcACGTCATGTATGCTGGATATttagtagtatatatatatgttttttttaatatattttctgcCAATTGTTTTATGGAGATGAGTAACTGCAACCTTTAATttgcctgtacaggtataggacccgttatccagaatgctcgggaccaagggtattccatggatctccattacttaagtctactaaaaaaatcaataaaacattaattaaacccaataggatggttcttagttgggatcaagtacaggtactgttttattattacagagaaaagggaatcatttaaccatgaaataaacccaatagggctgttctgccccaataaggggtaattatatcttagttgggatcaagtacaggtactgttttattattacagagaaaagggaatcatttaaccatgaaataaacccaatagggctgttctgcccccaataaggggtaattatatcttagttgggatcaagtacaggtactgttttattattacagagaaaagggaatcatttaaccattaaataaacccaatagggctgttctgcccccaataaggggtaattatatcttagttgggatcaagtacaaggtactgttttattattacagagaaaaagggaatcagttttaaaattctgtattatttgattaaaatggagtctatgggagacgggctttccataattctgagctttctggataatgggtttccggataagggatccgatacctgtatcagtGGGGGGTTTCAGCAGACCGGCCTCTCTGTCTGTATATACTGACTGGGATTTTATGACATGGCTGGACAGTCTGGGATATTGCTACTACAAACTTGGCCCACTGTGGTATAAATAGAAATCCAGCCCTGTAATGTGTGAAACAATGGCAAAACTGAAGTACAATAACTCTTTTATGGAGCTTAGTAAAAACCCAAAGGACAAATGAATAGCTACACACACTATATTCCCTTGTTCAGTGCAAACATCAAGGGGGAGAGTTACAGGGAGCCCTCTTATAGTTGGATATGTCAGGGGGGCTCTAAGGGGACATTTActgatgcacaattttttttcatgtgttttttttgtggcaaaatgcatttttttatgatttattatgcaacaaaaccactacaaatctgaatgcaaaaatacaccatctaaaacctctcaaatcatgtagaagtcaatgtcaaATGTCCCTCTTActactggaagatctttttttgctttgtggtttcagaggttttttttatgctgtcatttgtgcgacaatacaaaaaagatgtggttttcatatttttgtgcatgtttttcgtgttttttctgcatgttttttcaattcagatcttttgataaataactaacattcatggaaacaagtttTTTAAAATCACTAAAACCTCTGCTGGGCCTGAGAGGCATACGTGGGAATCCGACAGCAGCCCTGCCTAATGTATTGGCCTCGGGGGCGCATGGAAAAAGTCTCTGTTTCCCATTACATACAGCTGGTCTCAAATAAATTCTGTGTTTGAGCTAAATATTTGTTGATATATAGATATGTTGATATGTAGATATTTGCTAGGGTTATTCTAgtttttcttgtacaggtatgggatcccttatcgggaaacccgttatccaaaaagttccaaattacgaaaaggacatctcccatagactccattataagcaaatagttctaatttttaaaaataattgccttttctctgtaataataaaacagtatcttgtacttgatcccaactaagatataattacccttattgggggcagaacagccctattgggtttatttaatggttaaatgattcccttttctctgtaataataaaacagtacctgtacttgatcccaactaagatataattaccccttattgggggcagaacagccctattgggtttatttcatggttaaatgattcccttttctctgtaataataaaacagtacctgtacttgatcccaactaagatataattaccccttattggggcagaacagccctattgggtttatttaatggttaaatgattcccttttctctgtaataataaaacagtacctgtacttgatcccaactaagatataattaatccttattgggggcagaacagtcctattgggtttattaaatatttaaatgatttattagtagacttaagttatggagatccaaattacggaaagatcccttatccagaaaaccccaggtcctgagcgttttggataacaggtcccatacctgtactagttaatCCCAGTAATGAATGAGTGTAGCCTTCCCTTCTGTGCCGGGTTAGACCAACTCTGTCTCTCCAGTTTTTGAAACATATTTGACGCTGTATCTGGGCAGTTCGGGTGGGCGTTCTTGTTGTATTACTTGGTAGTCTTCTCCTACTTGTTCTCTTTGTACTGCTTGGTAGTCTCCTTGTACTTGTTGTTGTTGTACTGCTTGGTACTCTCCTTCtacttgttgttgttgttgtaatgcTTGGTAGTCTCCTTCTACAACTCTGTTTTGATCCATTAGTTCGTTTTCTCCATGTGTTTGTTGGAAGAAGCCTTTTTTTATCAGGATTGCACTGACAGTAACAacaactatacacacacacagtcggATGATATTTCCCAATGAATAGTCTTGTGCTAGAAGGAGATAGAAGAACATTGGTTGGTTAGTAATGCACACTCCGAAGtacaataagaaaaaataaaggaaatgatTATTATTGTGCATGATAGGAACCTGGCAACCAATAGGAGAACAAACTGGACATCATTTACTATTCTAGGCACAAACAATAGCCACAAAGCAACATTCTAATGTGCACTTTTTTTGCCTTTAAGTTGCCTAGGGCCTAGCACTAAAATCCTCATTGCATTTAAAGAATAACTTAACCTTTAAAATAACAGAATGCAAAACTGAGTGCTATACtaagcacttttgccatttacattcattatttatttatgtttatttccaAGCAAGGCTGTATTTCGGATtggagctgccctaggcaccaaACCGCTGCTGCGCCAATTGCCTGAAGTTACGCCATTGCGCAGTGTGCTGCGGGTGATGCCACTTCCAGGCACATGAGGCCACATCAGCCTGTGGCGCTGGACAGGTATCTCCTACCCCCCACCTCTGCCACCGGATTTCAAAGGAAAAGATCCGGCAGGGGTGGAAAGGTTTTTCTTtagtatttaccatataggcatctgCAGGCCACCCCACTAAACCTGCCgacctaggcacaggccctcgagtgcctatatGCTAAATACGGCCCTGTTTCCAATATATTAAGGGACACAGGTACTGTTACTATGAATTAAGTTGctacagtgccacctgctggtcagtttcccacCACGATTTTGAGGAAACAGCTGAAACACCCTTAGAAGCAGAACAAAGATGAACCCAGAACCAGTTTATCAGTACTGGACCTGTGTCTTAATAACACTTACTttaagcacaaggaagttttttatagagaaaaacatggctgtgccatgggtttgcCTGTGACTCTAATCGTAACAATCCTTCACATGGagaaagtggaaaagaaagccctgggcaccttcaagggaacaacaccaagtcattggttcagatctGTGGTTGACACCATAACAACATAAACTGGGGGTTATAAGGACTCGACATCCTTGGGCTCATTTGCACTGAagaagaaaaactcagaaaagtccagttgttttagacttaaatctactagatactgtatatcatggcctggatgaatgagaatctttatagacagAAATGACCTCTAAAATCTAAGCGTTTCCTtttgatatatataataaatgtatgtatcCTTTCATTTAGTACTTACCATTTAAATCTATCATTATACTGTAGGCAGAAGGTACAAGGCCGCACTCCATCCTTACTTGATAAATGCATATAaagttaatatttgtattttcagTCTTATTGATTGAGAAGATCATCCTATCGGAATCCCTGCCTGCTTTTTCCTCCTGAATTTCTTTGTCTTTGTTTAAAAGCTGAAACGACATTCCCGCGTGCCACTTTGGGGCTTTGCATGTAACTAATACGATATCTGTATGTTTGGGATCAGACTTCTTACTGATGACAGGACTCTCTTGCACTGAAAGAttgaaataaacaataaattaTAATGAAAGCAATGTTATCAGAAAATAAGTATGGGAAGCACCATCTTTCTAGCTGAAATACAACCCTGAGCATCAAAAATGGCTCTACAGTGTGCTAAAGGAAAATCCTGTATTACCAGAGACCTTGTGTTATTGTTATGTGGGTTTcagggcagggttggactgggctgctacAGTACAAAGGGATCTACTGGTAGATCCAGACTTTAGTGGGTCCTAGTCTAGAACAGTTCTCATCAGCCCCTTCTTATTTCCTCCACTGGCAAATAAAACATCTGTAATATTTACCACTGtcagatatatatttttgaaatggGCCCAAGGTGTTTGGTTCTCCAGTGGGATCCACAAGGCCCATTCCAATACTAATTGAGAGAATTcattaaacaaatattaaataaaaccaatcaaATGAAAGTAAATGAAGCCGGTTGTCACTACCAGAACCCCTAAATGTACATATCTGCCAGCTGAGTGTTTTTTTGGTAATAGTGGAAGAGCTTATGGTAACCCAACTAGCAATTTAGTTCTCTACTGTCTGTAGATAGTATATGAGGAAGGATCTCTCACTTGCACCTGACTCAGGCTTCAGGCTGAATTTGTGTCCCGTGGTCTGGGGTAGCGCTGTAGGACCCCAATAGGGTCAGCAAAGCTAATCTAACCTCCTAACGATTATAATTTTTGTGAGGGAAGTGTAAATGGAAAACATGAAGCAGAACATGAAGTGattaaatacatatacattatagGGAATTATTGGCATTATCGAAATACTGGAATTATTGAAGTTTAATGACATTCTGTCCTACTAAACATACGtttgcctgtccaacatctcctTCCCAAACAAATGGTAGCAATTTGAAGGACTCCCAAGAGATGTTGGTACATAGTTAGTGGGATGGTGCTATTCTTTAGCTATAAGAGCATTAGGGTGGTTGGGCAATGATGTGGTCCCGCTTGGCCGGCTTTCAGTCCCTGTTCCAGTTCATGCcccaggggttcagttgggttggggtcagTCATCTGTGCAGGCCAATCATATTCTCCGCCCCCCCCCACCATTTTACCAAACCCATTTGTATGAAATTCTGTTCataggggcattattgtgctgaaacaagaAATAATCTTCTTTGAACTGCTGCCAAAAGCAAAAAGCATGGAATTGCCTAGCATGACATTACACACTGTCAGGTTTGATTTCACTGTAAGAGAAACTATAtcccaaaccatgaaaaacactccCAGTATCATATATTCAGACTGGTTGCATTTTCTTGTCATTGAGACTCGTCTGTTGGTGAAGCTCGACTGCTCACCTCAAAGAACATGTTCCAGAGTCCAGAGGCAAGGGCCTTTACTCCCCTCCAGCCAAAGGCTGACTGAAATCATTGCTGATATTGCTTCCAGAGACAGTTTGGAACTCTGCAGTGAGTGCTCCAACTGAGGGCATGAGGTCTTACAAAGGGTATTAGGGTAAATGTGATCCAGTGTTGCCTGGGAAAGCTGAACTTACAtatttaaaatagattttttttaaaaaaaaaggtactcTGCATTGCACATTATTTGCATTATATCAGGTATCGGTGGTATATTTCTGTGTGGGGGGTATGTGCAATGTATACACCTATTAATTGTACAGCTTATTTGCTGGTACAAATAGGTgttattaatagtaataataataatttctgatgtgtttCTGAGTATTCCTCCTATATTAATGGAATGGTGCAATCTGATTAGTCAGGTGGGCAGATGTTAGATTTTATCAGATGGCAAAATATCGTAGTTACTAAACGTACCCTCGGGTATGATCTGCAAGTTGCTGTATCTGGAATCTGCAAAGTCATCGCCCAGGCGTATGCGATACATGCAGATGGacttcttgggccgggttgattGCTCAATGAGGAATGTCACATTATTTTTTATCCCTTCAGTTTCATTTTCAATGCCATGGTTATCGTTGAGTAGTTGAAACCACATATATTTCCCCTTGTTGGATGCGGCACAATAGATTCTAATCTTCCCATTCTCTTTGGGTTGGGGTTCACAAGTGATAGAAGGTTTTTCAATGTCTGGAAGATTTAGCAGAAGATACATTTGTGTGGGAGATATGAACTGGCATCTCaaaatctgaaaaaagttgcaTTAATAACAAAATGTAATGTAACATTGTAAATAAACTGCAATATTTTACCCTGAAATAAACAACTGTCATGAAATCAGGGGCCACAATAGACCTACAGTAAGtatagactggcaatctgtaaattgtggcaaatgccagaggggctgctataagatgccatagacagtcactatttattgggctggtgggggctgtttgggccaaaaCCAAAATAAAAGGGTTGCAGAAGACCTTTACAGGCAGGGTAACCTACGAGGAGGATGTCTGTTTTTTTCAGGTCAGATCATACTGTCTATGATGGCTTTTAAATCAGTCCACAATAGGGATTCTCAGTGTTCTCTGAGCTTCTTCATGGTAGTTTTGACCTGTGGCTACATATTCTGGTAACAACTGGACCACAGCTTTGGCAACCGCCTTAAAAGGGT
The sequence above is a segment of the Xenopus tropicalis strain Nigerian chromosome 7, UCB_Xtro_10.0, whole genome shotgun sequence genome. Coding sequences within it:
- the xilr4 gene encoding immunoglobulin superfamily member 1, with amino-acid sequence MLGDSVHLDCETASQKVYTYSLRHADSNVTVEQSQSKFKLNNVQRNMSGTYTCRYCGAEECSEDSEEEYVYVWESYPAPSITVTPRRIVLPGSNITITCSTPYSNIILSLYKYNGLITELVKEENSITYHITNASNQHIGQYFCKFKTKPGGAVQMKSSESNPMMIRVEDIEKPSITCEPQPKENGKIRIYCAASNKGKYMWFQLLNDNHGIENETEGIKNNVTFLIEQSTRPKKSICMYRIRLGDDFADSRYSNLQIIPEVQESPVISKKSDPKHTDIVLVTCKAPKWHAGMSFQLLNKDKEIQEEKAGRDSDRMIFSINKTENTNINFICIYQVRMECGLVPSAYSIMIDLNAQDYSLGNIIRLCVCIVVVTVSAILIKKGFFQQTHGENELMDQNRVVEGDYQALQQQQQVEGEYQAVQQQQVQGDYQAVQREQVGEDYQVIQQERPPELPRYSVKYVSKTGETELV